From one Nematostella vectensis chromosome 7, jaNemVect1.1, whole genome shotgun sequence genomic stretch:
- the LOC5499475 gene encoding lactadherin, whose product MENERILNSQITASSSFGPNHTPWQARLNNQMINGGSTGSWSAQTSTIDEWLQVDLGSEKTITKVATQGRPNNPHNFYQWVKSYAIRHSLDRATWSFCSEGGAIKEFQGNTDRNTLVSNYLPEPVRARYVRFVVKAWEGHISMRAEIYGCDD is encoded by the exons ATGGAGAATGAACGTATCCTTAATTCCCAAATCACCGCCTCCTCTTCCTTTGGACCTAACCATACGCCGTGGCAAGCACGCCTTAACAATCAAATGATCAATGGCGGCAGTACTGGGTCCTGGTCAGCTCAAACCAGTACCATTGATGAGTGGCTACAAGTCGACCTTGGCTCAGAGAAGACCATCACCAAAGTTGCCACTCAGGGGAGACCGAATAATCCTCATAATTTTTATCAGTGGGTGAAGAGCTATGCGATACGGCACAGTCTGGATCGAGCTACCTGGTCATTCTGCTCAGAAGGAGGGGCCATTAAG gagTTCCAGGGAAACACGGATCGAAATACTCTGGTGTCCAACTATCTTCCAGAGCCTGTCCGAGCGAGATATGTCCGATTTGTTGTCAAGGCGTGGGAAGGTCATATCTCAATGAGAGCGGAGATCTACGGGTGTGATGACTGA
- the LOC5499474 gene encoding ephrin type-A receptor 4 produces MLATLWTVILCILLDYEGLVQTERVPLANFMNGKPWRERWTANGSSSWDFSKSELTVCVTPSSLPNGWVRSDVINTGPASRIELTATFYARDCSSFPGGSYCRHDFDVYAHQSETQYSGLAPDPNNSPSGTYSKIGTLNATKLWTSLGNRIPNVQTLSLILQNSKPYVYLALHYKGGCLAVQSILVEYFRCADMALPSTLVQLGETVAPANNSINVSGACAPNSKQVSGAGYLYGYCQSDGEWSSGLFSGECQCDAGHQNTTTGGGGAECQACQVGTYKAIAGDLGCTGCPNNSVAIETGSTGCTCVSGFYRKSGESINKTCTGPPSAPTSLDTNLLNDSVVTLSWSPPNNTGGRSDVYYRVECFTCNGNGTVCVKACGGTITQHWTSARVSGLSAFTYYMFRVYARNGVSDQAESGGQEAEFAKLVIQTHDAVPGKPEIVSISERSPTEVFVQWKLEEPNGIIKSYELTYHVAGEVDDAQSVETNATEAIVEVEAKKEYEFKVRARTRHGLGPYSETFPFKPSKASGVSTAVIGAVAGAALALLLVVIIIFVVVSVRRRKKYTKHANGSMYGFEMDGSTVLPTCGQRMYIDPSNYGDPMEALMSVAKEINKDDLKLEIIIGGGEFADVYRGVHTNEDKTQEKVAVKILKPGSSHKNREDFCVEASIMGQFDHPNVIALKGVITRTRPMMIITEFLENGSLDNFLKSNDGRLTTLQLVGIGRGVAAGMAYLSEMNFIHRDLAARNILVSDNLAAKVSDFGLSRELDDSPENEQSEYQTQGGKIPVRWTAPEAIRYRKFSSASDVWSYGILLWEIMSFGERPYWTWDNFQVMDRVEGGYRLPAPMKCPKVIHNLMLDCWDKEKTSRPKFADIVRRLDEVIRSPDKMNDEFAGSRISRAEATNIAMVKSVEEWLENINMGRYADAFMGSGYVDIDHIRNLEDDDLLKMGVNLIGHRNKIRKSIKHINQKLETGELAI; encoded by the exons ATGCTTGCAACATTATGGACGGTCATCCTGTGTATTTTACTAGACTACGAAGGACTGGTACAAACTGAGCGTG TCCCTTTGGCGAATTTCATGAATGGTAAGCCGTGGAGGGAACGATGGACGGCCAATGGAAGCAGT tccTGGGATTTTAGTAAATCCGAGCTTACTGTTTGTGTCACTCCATCGTCGCTACCGAACGGATGGGTGagaagtgacgtcatcaacacTGGACCCGCCTCTAGAATCGAGCTCACGGCAACATTTTATGCCAGGGACTGCTCCTCGTTTCCTGGTGGATCGTACTGTAGACATGACTTTGACGTCTACGCGCATCAGTCTGAGACTCAGTACTCGGGACTAGCCCCTGACCCGAACAACAGCCCATCGGGGACGTACAGCAAGATCGGGACGCTGAACGCGACGAAACTTTGGACCAGTCTTGGAAACAGGATACCAAATGTACAGACATTATCGCTTATTCTACAAAACAGCAAACCGTACGTCTATCTTGCCCTTCATTACAAAGGCGGATGTCTTGCGGTGCAGAGCATTTTAGTAGAATATTTTCGATGCGCAGACATGGCGCTACCAAGTACACTGGTACAACTTGGTGAGACTGTAGCACCTGCTAACAATTCTATCAATGTAAGTGGAGCATGCGCACCAAACTCCAAGCAAGTGTCAGGGGCGGGGTATCTCTATGGTTACTGTCAATCAGACGGAGAGTGGAGTTCGGGGCTGTTCAGTGGGGAGTGTCAATGTGACGCAGGTCATCAAAACACAACCACAGGCGGAGGCGGAGCTGAATGCCAAG CGTGTCAAGTTGGAACTTACAAAGCCATCGCTGGTGATCTTGGTTGTACCGGTTGCCCTAACAACAGTGTTGCTATTGAAACTGGAAGTACAGGCTGTACCTGTGTCAGCGGTTTCTACAGGAAGTCTGGCGAGTCCATTAACAAGACGTGTACAG GACCACCTTCAGCCCCTACAAGCCTTGATACAAATTTATTGAACGACTCCGTGGTAACTTTATCCTGGTCACCCCCGAATAACACGGGCGGTCGGTCTGACGTGTACTACCGGGTTGAATGCTTCACGTGTAATGGTAACGGTACGGTGTGCGTAAAGGCCTGTGGAGGCACGATTACACAGCACTGGACGTCGGCGCGGGTCAGCGGTCTGTCTGCCTTTACGTACTATATGTTCAGAGTGTATGCGCGTAACGGAGTCAGTGATCAAGCCGAGAGTGGAGGTCAAGAGGCCGAGTTTGCCAAGCTGGTCATACAAACACATGACGCGG TTCCGGGTAAGCCTGAGATAGTAAGTATAAGCGAGCGCAGTCCTACTGAGGTTTTTGTGCAATGGAAACTTGAAGAGCCAAATGGCATTATTAAGTCATACGAGTTGACGTACCACGTGGCCGGTGAGGTAGATGATGCACAGTCTGTTGAGACAAACGCTACCGAGGCGATAGTAGAAGTCGAGGCAAAGAAAGAATACGAGTTCAAG GTGCGTGCTCGTACCCGCCATGGACTTGGGCCGTACAGCGAGACCTTCCCCTTTAAACCGTCTAAAGCC TCAGGCGTATCAACGGCCGTCATCGGCGCCGTCGCTGGCGCAGCTCTGGCACTATTGTTAGttgtcattatcatcttcGTCGTCGTTAGTGTTCGCCGAAG GAAAAAGTACACGAAACATGCAAACGGCAGTATGTACGGTTTTGAAATGG ACGGTTCAACTGtgctaccaacctgtggtCAGCGGATGTATATAGACCCAAGTAACTATGGTGACCCGATGGAGGCGCTGATGAGCGTTGCTAAGGAAATCAACAAGGATGACCTTAAGCTGGAAATCATTATTGGCGGAG GTGAGTTTGCGGATGTGTACAGAGGTGTTCATACAAATgaagacaagacacaagagAAGGTGGCTGTTAAGATACTTAAG CCCGGTTCATCACATAAGAATCGTGAGGACTTCTGTGTCGAGGCTTCTATTATGGGCCAGTTTGACCATCCGAACGTCATCGCACTTAAAGGCGTCATCACTAGAACTCGTCCTATGATGATCATTACTGAGTTTCTGGAGAATGGCTCTCTAGACAACTTCCTCAAG TCTAATGACGGTCGCCTGACCACTCTCCAGCTGGTCGGGATAGGGAGGGGCGTGGCAGCGGGCATGGCGTACCTGTCCGAGATGAACTTCATTCACAGG GACTTGGCTGCAAGAAATATCCTTGTTTCGGACAATCTGGCTGCCAAAGTGTCCGACTTTGGGCTGTCACGTGAGCTGGATGATAGTCCGGAAAATGAGCAGTCTGAATACCAGACGCAG GGTGGTAAGATACCAGTCCGATGGACAGCGCCGGAAGCGATCCGATACCGAAAGTTCAGCTCGGCAAGTGACGTGTGGAGTTACGGGATCTTGCTGTGGGAGATCATGTCTTTTGGGGAGAGGCCCTACTGGACTTGGGACAACTTCCAG GTTATGGACAGAGTGGAGGGGGGATATCGTCTTCCGGCGCCTATG AAATGTCCCAAAGTGATTCATAATCTGATGCTTGACTGCTGGGATAAGGAGAAGACAAGCCGACCCAAGTTTGCTGATATCGTGCGAAGGCTCGACGAGGTGATCAGGTCCCCGGACAAGATGAACGATGAATTCGCTGGATCGCGAATAAG tCGTGCTGAGGCTACCAACATTGCTATGGTGAAATCCGTGGAGGAATGGCTCGAGAATATAAACATGGGACGGTACGCGGACGCTTTTATGGGCAGCGGTTACGTGGATATCGATCACATCCGAAACCTTGAGGATGACGACCTGCTAAAGATGGGGGTCAATCTGATTGGACACAGGAATAAGATAAGGAAAAGCATCAAACATATAAACCAGAAGCTTGAGACGGGCGAGCTTGCTATCTAA
- the LOC116612546 gene encoding lactadherin has protein sequence MENERILNSQITASSFYGPNHTPWQARLNNQMINGGSTGSWSAQTSTIDEWLQADLGSENTITKVATQGRPNNPHNFYQWVKSYAIRHSLDQATWSFCSEGGAIKEFQGNTDRNTVVSNYLPEPVRARYVRFVVKAWEDYISMRAELYGCDN, from the exons ATGGAGAATGAACGTATCCTTAATTCCCAAATCACCGCCTCCTCTTTCTATGGACCTAACCATACGCCGTGGCAAGCACGCCTTAACAATCAAATGATCAATGGCGGCAGTACTGGGTCCTGGTCAGCTCAAACCAGTACCATTGATGAGTGGCTACAAGCCGACCTTGGCTCAGAGAATACCATCACCAAAGTTGCGACTCAGGGGAGACCGAATAATCCTCATAATTTTTATCAGTGGGTGAAGAGCTATGCGATACGGCACAGTCTGGATCAAGCTACCTGGTCATTTTGCTCAGAAGGAGGGGCCATTAAG gagTTCCAAGGAAACACGGATCGAAATACTGTGGTGTCCAACTATCTTCCAGAGCCTGTCCGAGCGAGATATGTCCGATTTGTTGTCAAGGCGTGGGAAGATTATATCTCAATGAGAGCGGAGCTCTATGGGTGTGATAACTGA
- the LOC5504968 gene encoding ephrin type-A receptor 4 produces MLATLWTVVLCILLDYEGLVQTERVPLANFMDGKPWWERWTSSGSSSWYLSSTELTLCDTSSSQPNEWVRSDVINTGPATRIELTATFSARDCSSLSDGLYCRHDFDVYAHQSETQYSGPVPDPNNSPSGTYSKIGTLNATKLSSLGNKTQNVQTLSLILENSKPYVYLSLHYKGGCLAVQSILVEYFRCADMALPSSLVQLGATVAPANNSIKVSGACAPNSKQVSGAGDLYGYCQSDGEWSSGLFSGECQCDAGHQNTTTGGGGAECQACQVGTYKAIAGDLGCTGCPNNSVAIETGSTNCTCVSGFYRKSGESINKTCTGPPSAPTSLDTNFLNDSVVTLSWSHPNNTGGRSDVFYLVECFTCNGNGTVCVKACGGTVTQHRTSARVSGLSAFTYYMFRVYARNGVSNQAERGGQEAEFAKLVIRTRDAVPGKPEIVSITERSPTEVFVQWKLEEPNGIITSYELTYHVAGEVDDAQSVKTNTTEAIVEVKAKKEYEFKVRARTRHGLGPYSETFPFKPSKASGVSTAVIGAVAGAALALLLVVIIIFVVVSVRRRKKYTKHANGSMHGFEMDGSTVLPTCGQRMYIDPSNYGDPMEALMSVAKEIIKDDLKLEIIIGGGEFADVYRGVLTNEDKTQEKVAVKILKPGSSHKNREDFCVEASIMGQFDHPNVIALKGVITRTRPMMIITEFLENGSLDNFLKSNDGHLTTLQLVEIGRGVAAGMAYLSEMNFIHRDLAARNILVSDNLAAKVSDFGLSRELDDSPENEQSEYQTQGGKIPVRWTAPEAIRYRKFSSASDVWSYGILLWEIMSFGERPYWTWDNFQVMDRVEGGYRLPAPMKCPKVIHNLMLDCWDKEKTSRPKFADIVRRLDEVIRSPDKMNDEFTGSRISRAEATNMSMVKSVEEWLENINMGRYADAFVGSGYVDIDHIRHLEDDDLLKMGINLIGHRNKIRKSIKHINQKLETGELAI; encoded by the exons ATGCTTGCAACATTATGGACGGTCGTCCTGTGTATTTTACTAGACTACGAAGGACTGGTACAAACTGAACGTG TCCCTTTGGCGAATTTCATGGATGGTAAGCCGTGGTGGGAACGATGGACATCCAGTGGAAGCAGT tccTGGTATTTGAGTAGTACCGAGCTTACTCTTTGTGACACTTCATCGTCGCAACCGAACGAGTGGGTGagaagtgacgtcatcaacacTGGACCCGCCACTAGAATCGAGCTCACGGCAACATTCTCTGCCAGGGACTGCTCCTCGCTTTCTGATGGATTGTACTGTAGACATGACTTTGACGTCTACGCGCATCAGTCTGAGACTCAGTACTCGGGACCAGTCCCTGACCCGAACAACAGCCCATCGGGGACATACAGCAAGATAGGGACGCTGAACGCGACGAAACTTTCCAGTCTTGGGAATAAGACACAAAATGTGCAGACATTATCGCTTATTCTAGAAAACAGCAAACCGTACGTCTATCTTTCCCTTCATTACAAAGGCGGATGTCTTGCGGTGCAGAGCATTTTAGTAGAATATTTTCGATGCGCGGATATGGCGCTACCAAGTTCACTGGTACAACTCGGTGCGACTGTAGCACCTGCTAACAATTCTATAAAAGTAAGTGGAGCATGCGCACCAAACTCCAAGCAAGTGTCAGGGGCGGGGGATCTCTATGGTTACTGTCAATCAGACGGGGAGTGGAGTTCTGGGCTGTTTAGCGGGGAATGTCAATGTGACGCAGGACATCAAAACACAACCACAGGCGGAGGCGGGGCTGAATGCCAAG CGTGTCAAGTTGGAACTTACAAAGCCATTGCTGGTGATCTTGGTTGTACCGGTTGCCCTAACAACAGTGTTGCTATTGAAACTGGAAGTACAAACTGTACCTGTGTCAGCGGTTTCTACAGGAAGTCTGGCGAGTCCATTAACAAGACGTGTACAG GACCACCTTCAGCTCCTACGAGCCTTGATACAAATTTCTTGAACGACTCCGTGGTAACTCTATCCTGGTCACACCCAAATAACACGGGCGGTCGGTCTGACGTGTTCTACCTGGTTGAATGCTTCACGTGTAATGGTAACGGTACGGTGTGCGTAAAGGCCTGTGGAGGCACGGTTACACAGCACAGGACGTCGGCGCGGGTCAGCGGTCTGTCTGCCTTTACGTACTATATGTTCAGAGTTTATGCGCGTAACGGAGTCAGTAATCAAGCCGAGAGGGGAGGTCAAGAGGCCGAGTTTGCCAAGCTGGTCATACGAACACGTGACGCGG TTCCGGGTAAGCCAGAGATAGTAAGTATAACCGAGCGCAGTCCTACTGAGGTTTTTGTGCAATGGAAACTTGAAGAGCCAAATGGCATTATAACGTCATACGAGTTGACGTACCACGTGGCCGGTGAGGTAGATGATGCACAGTCTGTCAAGACAAACACTACCGAGGCGATAGTGGAAGTCAAGGCAAAGAAAGAATACGAGTTCAAG GTGCGTGCTCGTACCCGCCATGGACTTGGGCCGTACAGCGAGACCTTCCCCTTTAAACCGTCTAAAGCCTCAG GCGTATCAACGGCCGTCATCGGCGCCGTCGCTGGCGCAGCTCTGGCACTATTGTTAGttgtcattatcatcttcGTCGTCGTTAGTGTTCGCCGAAG GAAAAAGTACACGAAACATGCAAACGGCAGTATGCACGGTTTTGAAATGG ACGGTTCAACCGtgctaccaacctgtggtCAGCGGATGTATATAGACCCAAGTAACTATGGTGACCCGATGGAGGCGCTGATGAGCGTTGCTAAGGAAATCATCAAGGATGACCTTAAGCTGGAAATCATTATTGGCGGAG GTGAGTTTGCGGATGTGTATAGAGGTGTTCTTACAAATgaagacaagacacaagagAAGGTGGCTGTTAAGATACTTAAG CCCGGTTCATCACATAAGAATCGTGAGGACTTCTGTGTCGAGGCTTCTATTATGGGACAGTTTGACCATCCGAACGTCATCGCACTTAAAGGCGTCATCACTCGCACACGTCCTATGATGATTATTACTGAGTTTCTGGAGAATGGCTCTCTAGACAACTTCCTCAAG TCTAATGACGGTCACCTTACCACTCTCCAGCTGGTCGAGATAGGGAGGGGCGTGGCAGCGGGCATGGCGTACCTGTCCGAGATGAACTTCATTCACAGG GACTTGGCTGCAAGAAATATCCTTGTCTCGGACAATCTGGCGGCCAAAGTGTCCGACTTTGGGCTGTCACGTGAGCTGGATGATAGTCCGGAAAATGAGCAGTCTGAATACCAGACGCAG GGTGGTAAGATACCAGTCCGATGGACAGCGCCGGAAGCGATCCGATACCGGAAGTTCAGCTCGGCAAGTGACGTGTGGAGTTACGGGATCTTGCTGTGGGAGATCATGTCTTTTGGGGAGAGGCCCTACTGGACTTGGGACAACTTCCAG GTTATGGACAGAGTGGAGGGGGGATATCGTCTTCCGGCGCCTATG AAATGTCCCAAAGTGATTCATAATCTGATGCTTGACTGCTGGGATAAGGAGAAGACAAGCCGACCCAAGTTTGCTGATATCGTGCGAAGGCTCGACGAGGTGATCAGGTCCCCGGACAAGATGAACGATGAATTCACTGGATCGCGAATAAG tCGTGCTGAGGCTACCAACATGTCTATGGTGAAATCCGTGGAGGAATGGCTCGAGAATATAAACATGGGACGGTACGCGGACGCTTTTGTGGGCAGCGGTTACGTGGATATCGATCACATCCGACACCTTGAGGATGACGACCTGCTAAAGATGGGGATCAATCTGATTGGACACAGGAATAAGATACGGAAAAGCATCAAACATATAAACCAGAAGCTTGAGACGGGCGAGCTAGCTATCTAA
- the LOC5504971 gene encoding lactadherin: MENERILNSQITSSSSFGPNHTPWQARLNNQMINGGSTGSWSAQTSTIDEWLQVDLGSEKTITKVATQGRPNNHNFYQWVKSYAIRHSLDQATWSFCSEGGAIKEFQGNTDRNTVVSNYFPEPVRTRYVRFVVKAWEGHISMRVELYGCDN; this comes from the exons ATGGAGAATGAACGTATCCTTAATTCCCAAATcacctcctcctcttcctttGGACCTAACCATACGCCGTGGCAAGCACGCCTTAACAATCAAATGATCAATGGCGGCAGTACTGGGTCCTGGTCAGCTCAAACCAGTACCATTGATGAGTGGCTACAAGTCGACCTTGGCTCAGAGAAGACCATCACCAAAGTTGCCACTCAGGGGAGACCGAATAATCATAATTTTTATCAGTGGGTGAAGAGCTATGCGATACGACACAGTCTGGATCAAGCTACGTGGTCATTCTGCTCAGAAGGAGGGGCCATTAAG gagTTCCAGGGAAACACGGATCGAAATACTGTGGTGTCCAACTATTTTCCAGAGCCTGTCCGAACGAGATATGTCCGATTTGTTGTCAAGGCGTGGGAAGGTCATATCTCGATGAGAGTGGAGCTCTATGGGTGTGATAACTGA